In a single window of the Methanofollis ethanolicus genome:
- a CDS encoding energy-coupling factor transporter transmembrane component T family protein, with product MQEIFQYRNGTGVLHRMNPVAKIGGVAAVVILAVLTSDPLVLGGMVLGLAALGVAAGTGKDLAQQVPLLIFLGGFLVAVTVLTVPEIGLSFGLALALRFCAMVFAFQILVATTMPTALVRALRRIGFPADYALMALVALRFVPHLQIEGTKISEAQAARGFSPGTGVRGMVRKALPVLVPLIANALGKAEVIGLTIDLRRLREHL from the coding sequence ATGCAGGAGATCTTCCAGTACAGGAACGGCACAGGCGTCCTCCACCGCATGAACCCGGTCGCGAAGATCGGCGGCGTCGCGGCGGTCGTCATCCTCGCCGTCCTCACGAGCGACCCGCTCGTCCTCGGCGGCATGGTCCTTGGCCTCGCGGCTCTCGGAGTTGCTGCAGGCACAGGAAAAGACCTGGCGCAACAGGTCCCGCTCCTCATCTTCCTCGGCGGGTTCCTTGTCGCCGTCACCGTCCTCACCGTCCCGGAGATCGGCCTCTCCTTCGGCCTTGCCCTTGCCCTCCGCTTCTGCGCCATGGTCTTCGCCTTCCAGATCCTGGTGGCCACGACCATGCCGACCGCCCTTGTCAGGGCCCTGCGGAGGATCGGCTTTCCCGCGGACTACGCCCTGATGGCACTCGTCGCCCTGCGGTTCGTCCCCCACCTCCAGATCGAGGGGACGAAGATCAGTGAGGCGCAGGCGGCACGGGGTTTCTCGCCCGGGACAGGCGTCAGGGGCATGGTCAGGAAGGCCCTACCGGTGCTCGTGCCCCTCATCGCCAACGCCCTCGGGAAGGCCGAGGTGATCGGACTGACCATCGACCTGCGGAGGCTGCGGGAACACCTCTGA
- a CDS encoding YgiQ family radical SAM protein: MIPQPPFLPMTREEADALGIGEFDVILITGDAYVDHPSFGTAIIGRVLWDAGYTVGVIAQPDWKKPDDFLRLGRPRLFFSISSGNVDSMVNAFTPRKKRRSTDAYSPGGRPRRPDRAVIVYANRVRSLFPGTPIVLGGIEASLRRFAHYDHWSDSVRQAILADAPADALVYGMGERQVVEIAGRLAAGKDLREIRGTAVTIPVAEWRETDPAGMVVIPGYPEVRESPEAYARAFALHAREQDPVRGRTVVQSHPKTVVVQYPPALPLDTAVLDHVYELPYTRAAHPSYREPVPALEPVQFSITTHRGCFGSCSFCALTHHQGRIIQSRSPASILAEARRLATMREFKGVVQDVGGPTADMYGIFCSQWEKHGACPDRRCSPDCPNLATSHAAQVDLLRRLRTLSGVRQVHIQSGIRYDLALADPAYIDEIAAHHVSGHLKVAPEHIAKQVTTLMNKPGREVFDRFRERFAAASRKAGKEQYLLPYLMSGHPGCTIKDSIELAEYIRDKRLYTEQVQDFTPTPMTRSTCMYATGIDPMTMERVHVPAGREKEIQRALLQYRDPKNRGLVAEGLRQAGREDLIGSGWACLIPARHDKPERERAATQRWSGRRR; the protein is encoded by the coding sequence ATGATCCCGCAGCCACCATTCCTGCCCATGACCCGCGAGGAAGCCGACGCACTCGGCATCGGGGAGTTCGACGTCATCCTCATTACAGGCGACGCCTATGTCGACCACCCATCCTTCGGGACCGCGATCATCGGGAGAGTGCTCTGGGACGCGGGCTACACAGTCGGCGTCATCGCGCAACCGGACTGGAAAAAGCCGGATGATTTCCTCCGTCTCGGCAGGCCCAGGCTCTTTTTCAGCATCTCCTCGGGAAACGTGGACTCGATGGTCAACGCCTTCACGCCGCGGAAGAAGCGGCGGAGCACAGACGCCTACTCCCCGGGCGGGCGGCCCCGCCGCCCGGACAGGGCGGTGATCGTCTACGCGAACAGGGTCAGGTCTCTCTTCCCGGGCACCCCGATCGTCCTCGGGGGCATTGAAGCAAGTCTGCGCCGCTTCGCTCACTACGACCACTGGTCTGACTCGGTCCGCCAGGCGATCCTTGCCGACGCCCCCGCGGACGCCCTCGTCTACGGGATGGGGGAGAGGCAGGTCGTCGAGATCGCCGGACGCCTTGCCGCAGGAAAGGATCTGAGGGAGATCAGGGGGACCGCGGTAACGATCCCGGTCGCTGAGTGGCGGGAGACAGACCCGGCGGGGATGGTCGTCATCCCCGGTTACCCGGAGGTGCGCGAGAGCCCGGAGGCCTATGCCCGGGCCTTCGCCCTCCATGCACGGGAGCAGGACCCGGTCCGCGGCAGGACGGTCGTCCAGTCTCACCCGAAGACCGTGGTCGTCCAGTACCCTCCGGCCCTCCCCCTGGACACCGCCGTGCTCGACCATGTCTACGAACTCCCGTACACCCGGGCCGCGCATCCGTCGTACAGGGAACCGGTCCCTGCCCTTGAACCGGTACAGTTCTCCATCACCACACACCGCGGTTGCTTCGGCTCTTGCTCCTTCTGCGCCCTCACCCACCACCAGGGCCGGATCATCCAGAGCCGGAGCCCTGCCTCGATCCTCGCCGAAGCGCGGCGCCTCGCAACAATGCGCGAGTTCAAAGGCGTGGTCCAGGACGTCGGCGGGCCGACCGCGGACATGTACGGCATCTTCTGCTCGCAGTGGGAGAAGCATGGCGCCTGCCCGGACAGGCGGTGCAGCCCGGACTGCCCGAACCTTGCGACCTCGCATGCCGCCCAGGTAGACCTCCTGCGCCGGTTGCGGACACTTTCAGGGGTGCGGCAGGTGCACATCCAGTCAGGGATCAGGTACGACCTCGCCCTTGCCGACCCCGCGTACATCGACGAGATCGCCGCTCACCATGTCTCCGGCCACCTCAAGGTCGCCCCCGAGCACATTGCAAAACAGGTGACCACCCTCATGAACAAACCGGGCAGGGAAGTCTTCGACCGCTTCAGGGAGCGTTTTGCAGCGGCGAGCAGAAAGGCAGGAAAAGAACAGTACCTCCTCCCGTACCTCATGTCAGGCCACCCGGGCTGCACCATCAAGGACAGTATCGAACTCGCCGAGTACATCAGGGACAAACGCCTGTACACCGAGCAGGTGCAGGACTTTACCCCGACGCCGATGACCCGCTCGACCTGCATGTACGCCACCGGCATCGACCCCATGACGATGGAACGGGTCCATGTCCCGGCAGGGCGGGAGAAGGAGATCCAGCGGGCGCTCCTCCAGTACAGGGACCCGAAGAACCGCGGCCTTGTCGCGGAAGGACTGCGGCAGGCCGGGCGGGAAGACCTCATCGGCAGCGGCTGGGCCTGCCTCATCCCGGCACGGCATGATAAGCCTGAGAGGGAGAGGGCGGCGACACAGAGATGGAGCGGGCGCAGGCGATGA
- a CDS encoding DUF2117 domain-containing protein produces the protein MDTGETLAMIVHGPDPFDCGDVGRLLASLGDVRIIVAGVMGRTAAEESGLPCEYCGVPPSQVLAHIDGPAFLLNRGKTPESGRVFGGIVAGRLGRGLVHIECTPGTVFCWNDGDNALAACLASVLGYTVEEGRAEPPDSGSVREVRGCVPGEPVFVNGVVIGRATTGTVVLRERYGAVEAVSGLLVKPHGLEKLARSGPVSLAHAWCKSGQIRQRPPTGGKRVQGEGRVIVLDHCGHRFYDLLAPDTCGVLAIGDDTTAVAGHIAGHLGIPVLGITDGDRDGVVNGAFPKSSVVLAVTTGRDDEVGLDIAGTVPDGKTDWDKWIAGALRMVEGRAEIVLDQRRQS, from the coding sequence ATGGATACCGGGGAAACGCTCGCCATGATCGTCCACGGCCCCGACCCCTTCGACTGCGGGGACGTCGGGAGACTCCTTGCATCCCTCGGCGATGTGCGCATCATCGTCGCCGGAGTGATGGGCCGCACCGCCGCGGAGGAGTCGGGCCTCCCCTGTGAATACTGCGGCGTCCCCCCGAGCCAGGTGCTCGCCCACATCGACGGCCCGGCCTTCCTCCTCAACCGCGGGAAGACCCCCGAATCAGGCCGTGTCTTCGGCGGGATCGTCGCCGGCCGACTCGGGCGCGGCCTTGTTCACATCGAATGCACGCCCGGGACGGTCTTCTGCTGGAACGACGGGGACAACGCCCTTGCAGCATGCCTCGCCTCAGTCCTCGGCTACACGGTCGAGGAGGGCAGGGCCGAACCACCGGACAGCGGTTCTGTGCGGGAGGTCAGGGGGTGCGTCCCGGGAGAACCGGTCTTTGTCAACGGGGTCGTCATCGGGAGGGCGACGACCGGGACCGTCGTGCTGCGCGAGAGGTACGGCGCAGTCGAGGCTGTCTCCGGGCTTCTGGTCAAGCCCCACGGCCTTGAGAAACTCGCCCGCTCAGGGCCGGTCTCCCTTGCCCATGCATGGTGCAAGAGCGGGCAGATCAGGCAACGACCGCCGACCGGCGGTAAACGGGTGCAGGGGGAGGGGCGGGTGATCGTCCTCGACCACTGCGGCCACCGTTTCTATGACCTGCTCGCCCCTGACACCTGCGGCGTGCTCGCCATCGGCGACGACACCACAGCCGTGGCCGGGCACATCGCCGGTCACCTCGGCATCCCCGTGCTCGGCATCACCGATGGCGACAGAGACGGCGTGGTCAACGGGGCCTTCCCGAAAAGTTCGGTCGTGCTCGCCGTGACCACAGGGCGAGACGACGAAGTCGGCCTCGATATCGCCGGGACAGTTCCTGATGGAAAAACAGACTGGGACAAATGGATTGCCGGAGCCCTCAGAATGGTAGAGGGCAGGGCTGAGATCGTCCTCGACCAGAGGCGACAATCATGA
- a CDS encoding Nre family DNA repair protein: MMICAECKGKLLCGLPKCPIMSRFHAQVRTAARGTSYMGSAPSVFVGSAGYPAVSAGPLMVNDPDLPPLWMAQGLSIDDIVGIRARTIRGTARPDAISDQIQEIALSSRPLDIEASFERPVSFDLRFDGTVTPVGLSGSIRKLDVLDNARVERVVDRVTSDSDLTATEACVTLGSEGVDVYQIAQMMSAGLLGRQRRIVPTRWSITAVDDTVGTGLKRRIARFQPASEIEFFAATAYGNTMAVILVPGDWKFEMIEIWGKHSLWSGEEETIVQDIEGKKRSGYSPIGGAYYAARLAVAEHLARTGRSARVVVVRYAGSDYWAPLGSWVIREATRKAMEQAPVRCGDIKEAMARVDDVIRSPRWRQKSRLIPEMLSQRSLFEFFG, encoded by the coding sequence ATGATGATATGCGCCGAGTGCAAGGGAAAACTCCTTTGCGGGCTCCCGAAGTGCCCGATCATGAGCAGGTTCCATGCACAGGTGCGGACCGCCGCCCGGGGCACGAGTTATATGGGATCAGCCCCGTCTGTCTTCGTCGGTTCGGCCGGATACCCGGCGGTCTCGGCAGGGCCATTGATGGTCAACGACCCCGACCTCCCACCCCTCTGGATGGCGCAGGGCCTCTCCATCGACGACATCGTCGGCATCAGGGCGCGGACGATCCGGGGCACCGCACGGCCGGACGCGATTTCCGACCAGATCCAGGAGATCGCACTCTCCTCCCGGCCCCTCGACATCGAGGCGTCCTTCGAGCGCCCGGTCAGCTTCGACCTCCGCTTCGACGGCACGGTCACGCCGGTCGGACTCTCCGGGAGCATCAGGAAACTCGACGTGCTGGACAATGCACGTGTCGAAAGGGTCGTCGACCGGGTCACCTCAGACAGTGACCTCACGGCGACCGAGGCCTGCGTGACCCTCGGCTCTGAAGGAGTCGACGTCTACCAGATCGCACAGATGATGAGTGCAGGGCTCCTTGGCAGGCAACGCCGCATCGTCCCGACTCGGTGGTCGATCACCGCCGTCGACGACACCGTCGGCACCGGGTTGAAGAGGCGGATCGCCCGATTCCAGCCTGCGAGCGAGATCGAATTCTTCGCCGCCACGGCATACGGGAACACGATGGCTGTCATCCTCGTCCCCGGCGACTGGAAGTTCGAGATGATCGAGATCTGGGGGAAGCACTCTCTCTGGTCGGGAGAGGAGGAGACGATCGTCCAGGACATCGAGGGGAAGAAGAGGAGCGGCTACTCCCCCATCGGCGGGGCCTATTACGCGGCCCGTCTCGCCGTCGCCGAGCACCTCGCACGCACAGGGAGATCGGCGCGAGTTGTCGTGGTGCGGTACGCGGGCAGCGACTACTGGGCGCCCCTCGGGTCCTGGGTGATCAGGGAGGCGACCAGAAAGGCGATGGAACAGGCACCTGTCAGGTGTGGGGATATCAAGGAGGCGATGGCGCGGGTGGACGACGTGATCAGGTCGCCGCGGTGGCGGCAGAAGAGCAGACTCATCCCGGAGATGCTATCGCAGAGGTCGTTATTTGAATTTTTTGGATAA
- a CDS encoding ATP-dependent DNA ligase yields the protein MDFTDFSCICEQIEGISGRLEMIDVIASVLPGLSDDELPVFVRFVMGRIFPDWSPLKLGIGPNLLYEAVGYVAGKKKEEVIAAVNETGDVGLAVERLLATKTQMSFFAESLTLTGVFSDFTRIATTDGSRSQREKMKIVRGLLGTAGPLDGRYLARLLLEELRIGVGEGNVRDAVAKAFSVDQTLVAHAYQAINDLGRVALLARQGETALRDVRIEPFHPVKMMLAQQGTITEMVGDHGAVAVEYKYDGTRFQFHKVGDDCRMYSRKLEEVTGAVPDVIEMLCAATGHDVILDGEVIAVKDGKPRPFQFVLRRFRRKHAVEEAIGRVELVPNVFDIMYLDGETLIDRPFTERRAILETVLSGYVAPQWVGDDIPALEKIYQEALDAGHEGVMVKVPGAAYTPGVRGRNWIKVKPAVDTIDLAVVGAEWGEGRRAHIFGSFLLACQDEGVLLPVGKVATGFSDDQLAAFYAALKDLVIAEKGKEVVFEPEIVFEVGYAEVQKSTNYTSGYALRFPRFVRLREDKGVAEVETVEGIAARYERQLKSL from the coding sequence ATGGACTTCACGGACTTTTCCTGCATTTGTGAACAGATCGAGGGGATCAGCGGGCGCCTGGAGATGATAGATGTCATCGCCTCCGTCCTCCCCGGTCTCTCGGACGACGAACTTCCGGTCTTTGTCAGGTTCGTGATGGGACGTATCTTCCCTGACTGGAGCCCCCTCAAACTCGGCATCGGCCCGAACCTCCTGTACGAGGCCGTCGGCTATGTCGCGGGGAAGAAGAAGGAGGAGGTCATCGCCGCGGTGAACGAGACCGGGGACGTCGGCCTCGCAGTCGAGCGCCTCCTTGCGACAAAGACTCAGATGTCCTTCTTTGCCGAGTCTCTCACCCTCACCGGCGTCTTTTCCGACTTCACCCGGATCGCAACGACCGACGGCAGCCGCTCGCAGCGTGAGAAGATGAAGATCGTGCGTGGTCTCCTCGGCACTGCCGGCCCCCTTGACGGTCGCTACCTCGCCCGCCTCCTTCTCGAAGAACTGCGGATCGGGGTCGGCGAGGGGAATGTGCGGGACGCCGTTGCAAAGGCTTTTTCCGTCGACCAGACCCTCGTCGCCCATGCCTACCAGGCGATCAACGACCTTGGCAGAGTCGCCCTCCTTGCCCGGCAGGGAGAGACGGCCCTCAGGGATGTCCGCATCGAGCCCTTCCACCCGGTGAAGATGATGCTCGCTCAGCAGGGCACCATCACCGAGATGGTCGGGGACCACGGTGCCGTCGCCGTCGAGTACAAATATGACGGCACCCGCTTCCAGTTCCACAAGGTCGGCGACGACTGCCGCATGTACTCCCGGAAGCTGGAGGAGGTGACAGGAGCGGTACCCGACGTCATCGAGATGCTCTGCGCGGCCACCGGCCACGACGTGATCCTGGACGGCGAGGTGATCGCCGTGAAAGACGGGAAGCCCCGCCCCTTCCAGTTTGTCCTGCGCCGTTTCCGCAGGAAGCACGCGGTGGAGGAGGCGATCGGGCGTGTGGAACTCGTCCCGAACGTCTTCGACATCATGTACCTCGATGGCGAGACCCTCATCGACCGGCCCTTTACCGAGCGCCGCGCCATCCTGGAGACGGTCCTTTCCGGCTACGTCGCCCCGCAGTGGGTGGGCGACGACATCCCTGCCCTGGAGAAGATCTATCAGGAGGCCCTGGACGCCGGTCATGAAGGCGTGATGGTGAAGGTGCCGGGCGCCGCCTATACGCCGGGGGTGCGGGGCAGAAACTGGATCAAGGTCAAGCCCGCAGTGGATACCATCGACCTTGCGGTCGTCGGCGCTGAGTGGGGGGAGGGGCGTCGCGCCCATATCTTTGGCTCCTTCCTCCTTGCCTGCCAGGACGAGGGCGTCCTTCTGCCGGTCGGCAAGGTGGCGACGGGATTTTCCGACGACCAACTCGCAGCGTTCTATGCGGCGCTCAAGGATCTTGTCATCGCCGAAAAAGGGAAGGAGGTCGTCTTCGAACCGGAGATTGTCTTTGAGGTCGGGTACGCCGAGGTTCAGAAGAGCACGAACTATACGAGCGGCTATGCCCTCCGCTTCCCCAGGTTCGTGCGGTTGCGGGAGGACAAGGGCGTGGCCGAGGTGGAAACGGTGGAAGGTATCGCTGCCAGGTACGAAAGGCAGCTCAAATCCTTATGA
- a CDS encoding MBL fold metallo-hydrolase — protein MKITILASGSKGNSVYVEGEDGALLIDAGLSAKEIRTRLAAAGGDEEAVRAILVTHEHIDHLRGVDVLARRFGVPVVGTGGTLGAFLDKRTSAKPVETVRATYGETLALGNFSVTPFATVHDASEPCGFCVREDGIGFGCCLDTGIVTPGIERALGTCDAVVLESNHCPQMLEEGPYPYYLKERIRSKRGHLSNTAAATCLGDIGGNLSAVFLAHLSEVNNTPEKAVAAAESGLGLYLDDTDLVVSGQHEISRPVIL, from the coding sequence ATGAAGATCACCATCCTTGCCAGCGGGAGCAAGGGCAATTCCGTCTATGTCGAGGGGGAGGACGGCGCCCTCCTCATCGACGCGGGACTCTCGGCAAAGGAGATCCGCACCCGTCTTGCCGCGGCAGGCGGCGACGAGGAGGCGGTCCGCGCGATCCTCGTCACCCACGAGCACATCGATCATCTCAGGGGTGTGGACGTCCTCGCGCGCCGCTTCGGTGTCCCGGTCGTCGGGACAGGCGGAACCCTCGGTGCGTTCCTGGACAAACGCACCTCCGCAAAACCGGTGGAGACCGTGCGGGCGACGTACGGCGAAACCCTCGCGCTCGGAAATTTTTCGGTCACGCCCTTTGCGACCGTCCATGACGCCTCAGAGCCATGTGGTTTCTGTGTGCGGGAGGATGGTATCGGCTTTGGCTGTTGCCTCGACACCGGCATCGTCACGCCGGGCATCGAGCGCGCCCTCGGCACATGTGACGCCGTCGTCCTGGAGAGCAACCATTGCCCGCAGATGCTCGAAGAGGGGCCGTACCCCTATTATCTCAAGGAGCGCATCCGCTCGAAGCGGGGCCACCTCTCAAACACCGCCGCGGCTACCTGCCTTGGTGACATCGGAGGAAATCTCTCCGCAGTTTTCCTCGCTCACCTCTCCGAGGTGAACAACACTCCTGAAAAGGCGGTCGCCGCCGCAGAAAGTGGCCTCGGCCTGTACCTCGACGACACCGACCTTGTCGTGAGCGGGCAGCACGAGATCTCGAGGCCGGTGATCCTCTGA
- a CDS encoding P-loop domain-containing protein, whose translation MSGRGWMGATSTVLAACRDMVDAPKVREGVNAYFVRSPEGACLQFSVPLILPFRPEIDPRGADGAVWAVLEEVKRASPADARLHPLGGLDTERPAAYAGGTEPITLVRSASRAGTGLWKPDGENYLDTAGLHCTVHGAIPYPGPPGDATAREVAGAVADLADAIGEMVQRVPAPEIAAAATLSLDQKLLRKELPAMGLVCFIGDSTCPARAFTRFRQHHRVAGPKEGVHIPFVCPEELGPVEVDLPASGRTVAGLGIREKEAFAVAGSNAQGKTTLLQAILSGEDDHAPGDGRELVVSVRGARTAEAGGPDLHGADVSLFFGRLPPGMTGTPKAAFGRGSGSMTMAVQVQEAVRTGAPLLLIDEDRAAANLLVASCLQEADVTPIATLLATRRDALGECAFVFAASSLDPLIAQADRILILSGHTAGAVNPAAFRARYLRYLEGQMRQIQEGGNGEKRRDQPDRTSL comes from the coding sequence ATGAGCGGCAGAGGATGGATGGGTGCGACATCGACAGTCCTTGCGGCGTGCAGAGACATGGTGGACGCACCGAAGGTCCGGGAGGGCGTGAACGCATACTTTGTCCGCTCTCCCGAAGGGGCGTGCCTCCAGTTCTCCGTCCCCCTCATCCTTCCCTTCAGGCCGGAGATCGATCCACGAGGAGCCGACGGTGCGGTCTGGGCGGTACTTGAGGAAGTGAAACGCGCCTCTCCCGCGGACGCACGGCTGCACCCCCTCGGCGGCCTTGACACCGAGAGGCCCGCGGCATATGCGGGGGGGACAGAGCCAATCACCCTTGTCAGGTCGGCATCACGGGCAGGCACCGGCCTCTGGAAACCGGACGGGGAGAACTATCTCGACACCGCCGGCCTCCACTGCACCGTCCACGGGGCCATTCCGTACCCCGGGCCGCCCGGGGATGCAACGGCCCGCGAGGTCGCCGGGGCGGTCGCAGACCTTGCCGACGCGATCGGGGAGATGGTGCAGAGGGTGCCGGCACCGGAGATCGCCGCCGCGGCGACGCTCTCTCTCGACCAGAAACTTCTCAGGAAAGAACTCCCGGCAATGGGTCTTGTCTGCTTCATCGGTGACAGTACCTGCCCGGCACGGGCCTTCACCCGCTTCAGGCAGCACCACCGCGTGGCCGGCCCGAAGGAAGGGGTGCATATCCCCTTCGTCTGCCCCGAGGAACTCGGGCCTGTCGAGGTCGACCTCCCGGCGAGCGGGAGGACGGTCGCCGGCCTCGGCATCCGTGAGAAGGAGGCCTTCGCCGTTGCGGGATCGAACGCCCAGGGAAAAACGACTCTCCTCCAGGCAATCCTCTCGGGAGAGGACGACCACGCTCCCGGCGACGGTCGGGAACTCGTCGTCTCCGTGCGGGGGGCGCGGACCGCGGAAGCGGGAGGGCCCGACCTCCACGGCGCCGACGTGAGTCTTTTTTTCGGACGCCTCCCTCCCGGTATGACAGGGACGCCGAAGGCCGCCTTCGGGCGGGGGAGCGGATCGATGACAATGGCGGTGCAGGTGCAGGAGGCGGTGCGGACAGGCGCGCCCCTCCTCCTCATCGACGAGGATAGGGCGGCGGCAAACCTCCTTGTCGCAAGTTGCCTGCAGGAGGCGGACGTGACACCCATCGCCACCCTCCTTGCGACGCGGCGGGACGCCCTCGGGGAGTGCGCCTTCGTCTTCGCCGCCTCGTCCCTCGATCCCCTCATCGCCCAGGCAGACAGGATCCTCATCCTCTCCGGCCACACGGCCGGAGCGGTCAACCCCGCGGCCTTCAGGGCGCGGTACCTCCGGTACCTGGAGGGGCAGATGAGGCAGATACAGGAGGGGGGAAACGGAGAAAAAAGACGGGATCAGCCCGACCGCACGTCCCTGTAA
- a CDS encoding ABC transporter substrate-binding protein yields the protein MTIYLGIDDTNADGTPGTGKIARAAAAALARDFPVLGVTRHQLYRHDDIPATIHNAALCVHLEGSGNAAGGQVFAYAKDFVSRSAAPGSNPGICVAYDDQIISEVTAFAEDAKTCVLSLNEARTVARRAGMLVEGFGTMRGLIGAVAAVGLAASGNDGRYVQKGTLRDLSGRCTVGTVLAAGVDEVRSTAGTVIADGTVTFQEFPKPTLEGGRAVLYVEPDGEGYRDVRSG from the coding sequence ATGACGATCTATCTCGGCATTGACGACACCAATGCGGATGGCACCCCAGGCACCGGCAAGATCGCCCGTGCCGCCGCCGCCGCCCTTGCCAGGGATTTCCCTGTCCTTGGCGTAACCAGGCACCAGTTGTATCGCCATGACGACATTCCTGCGACGATCCACAATGCAGCCCTCTGCGTGCACCTCGAAGGCTCCGGGAATGCCGCGGGCGGGCAGGTCTTTGCCTATGCAAAGGACTTCGTATCCCGGAGTGCGGCCCCGGGGAGCAATCCTGGCATCTGTGTTGCGTACGATGACCAGATCATCTCCGAGGTTACCGCCTTTGCAGAGGACGCAAAAACCTGCGTGCTCTCCCTGAACGAGGCGCGCACTGTCGCACGCCGCGCCGGCATGCTCGTCGAGGGATTCGGCACCATGCGTGGCCTCATCGGCGCCGTTGCCGCTGTCGGGCTTGCGGCATCGGGAAATGACGGCAGGTACGTGCAGAAAGGGACGCTGCGCGATCTCTCGGGCAGGTGCACTGTCGGTACCGTCCTTGCGGCGGGCGTCGATGAGGTGAGGAGCACTGCAGGAACTGTGATCGCCGATGGGACCGTCACCTTCCAGGAGTTTCCGAAGCCAACTCTGGAAGGGGGGCGTGCCGTCCTGTACGTGGAACCTGACGGCGAGGGTTACAGGGACGTGCGGTCGGGCTGA
- a CDS encoding amino acid kinase family protein, whose product MPEERFELESGLRGETLVRKGLMKRIAEIPQIRIMPDLNVIKIGGHGTIDYGRDVVFPLVEEIGALKEAGEKILLVTGGGGRVRHIMDIGINLGMPTGVLAELAGKISEQNAIMMAVLLSKYNGVRIHTGDLLQIPILTALGLLPVTHGTPPYGLYEQPPEIGSIPPNRTDTGAVLIAEVMGAKNCILAKNVDGLYVGDPRIDPEAALIPEITAEELLGRDMEDMVLEKKAVELLLHTRHVKEIRVVNGHVPGAITKAVRGERVGTIIRA is encoded by the coding sequence ATGCCAGAAGAACGCTTTGAACTCGAGTCAGGTCTCCGGGGTGAGACACTGGTTCGGAAGGGCCTGATGAAGAGGATCGCCGAGATCCCGCAGATCAGGATCATGCCTGATCTGAATGTGATCAAGATTGGCGGCCACGGGACCATCGACTACGGCCGCGATGTCGTCTTTCCCCTCGTGGAGGAGATCGGCGCGCTGAAGGAGGCTGGTGAGAAGATCCTCCTTGTCACCGGCGGGGGCGGGCGTGTCCGCCATATCATGGACATCGGGATCAACCTGGGGATGCCGACCGGTGTCCTTGCCGAACTTGCGGGCAAGATCAGCGAGCAGAATGCGATCATGATGGCCGTCCTCCTCTCGAAGTACAACGGCGTCAGGATCCACACCGGTGACCTCCTCCAAATCCCCATCCTCACCGCCCTCGGTCTCCTGCCCGTGACCCATGGCACCCCCCCGTACGGCCTCTATGAACAGCCGCCCGAGATCGGTTCCATCCCTCCCAACAGGACAGATACCGGTGCGGTGCTCATCGCCGAGGTGATGGGTGCGAAGAACTGTATCCTTGCGAAGAATGTCGACGGCCTCTATGTCGGGGACCCTCGCATCGACCCCGAGGCCGCCCTGATCCCTGAGATCACGGCAGAAGAACTCCTCGGCAGGGACATGGAGGACATGGTCCTTGAAAAGAAGGCGGTCGAACTTCTCCTCCACACGAGGCATGTGAAGGAGATCAGGGTGGTCAATGGTCATGTGCCGGGCGCCATCACAAAGGCCGTGAGAGGTGAGCGTGTCGGCACAATCATCCGGGCATGA